A section of the Labrus mixtus chromosome 15, fLabMix1.1, whole genome shotgun sequence genome encodes:
- the si:dkey-8e10.3 gene encoding serine/threonine-protein kinase SBK1 yields MIELGLSLADGSLIDELMELTSQSLGNLEIQEHFNIIKEIGRGKFGKVLLVTHRFRGTPMALKVMPKASTKLQGFLREYCISLHLSCHPCIVGLFGIAFQSNDHYCFAQELVIGRDLFAVIQPKVGIPESAVKRCVLQVASALEYIHSHGLVHRDVKPENILLLDNHCCQVKLADFGLAQKRGTLIRFITGTLPYMAPELCTMALLDGKKEVTAPPLSVEPSLDTWAFGVVIFCVLTGYFPWECCMDSDDFYLEFADWCRMEERPTAEEDIPPLWKRFTPDAMEMFGKLLAPDVEKRCTVGEVRAYVEKDWLGNVNGMEQEQTTEKEKVSASVSNAGHCQL; encoded by the exons ATGATTGAGCTGGGCCTGAGCCTGGCTGATGGCAGTCTGATCGACGAGCTGATGGAGCTGACGTCACAGAGCCTCGGTAACCTGGAGATCCAGGAACACTTCAACATCATCAAGGAGATCGGCAGGGGGAAGTTCGGCAAAGTGCTGCTGGTGACACATCGCTTCAGGG GGACTCCCATGGCCTTGAAAGTGATGCCCAAAGCCTCGACTAAGCTGCAGGGCTTTCTGCGAGAGTACTGCATCTCCTTACACCTGTCTTGCCACCCCTGCATCGTGGGCCTCTTTGGCATTGCCTTCCAGTCTAATGACCACTACTGCTTTGCACAGGAGCTCGTCATTGGCAGGGACCTGTTTGCTGTCATCCAGCCAAAG GTGGGTATCCCAGAGTCTGCGGTAAAACGCTGTGTTCTCCAGGTTGCCAGTGCGTTGGAGTACATTCACAGCCATGGCCTGGTCCACCGCGATGTCAAGCCTGAAAACATCCTGCTGTTGGACAACCACTGCTGTCAGGTCAAGCTGGCAGATTTTGGCTTAGCCCAGAAGAGAGGCACTCTGATCCGCTTCATCACAGGAACCCTGCCTTACATGGCCCCAGAGCTTTGTACCATGGCCCTGCTGGATGGCAAGAAAGAAGTGACTGCTCCTCCTCTCAGTGTGGAGCCAAGCCTGGACACCTGGGCTTTCGGAGTGGTTATCTTCTGCGTCCTTACAGGCTATTTCCCCTGGGAATGCTGCATGGACTCAGACGACTTCTACCTGGAGTTTGCAGACTGGTGCAGAATGGAGGAGAGGCCCACCGCTGAGGAAGATATTCCTCCTCTGTGGAAAAGATTCACTCCAGATGCCATGGAGATGTTTGGTAAGCTCCTGGCTCCAGATGTAGAAAAGAGGTGCACAGTCGGGGAAGTAAGGGCGTACGTGGAAAAGGACTGGCTTGGGAACGTAAATGGGATGGAGCAGGAGCagacaacagaaaaagaaaaagtcagtgCCTCTGTAAGTAATGCTGGACATTGCCAACTGTAA
- the LOC132989364 gene encoding scavenger receptor cysteine-rich type 1 protein M160: MWFLLLLVLFNAHIEPLKVIAQKVILKRGNEACAGHVKIYHNEQWGYVGHTNWNESTEAVVCRSTHCGVPVIGSSHMELRPMDSKVWLDEVQCNGKENDLLSCKYPGLDLNNFRDDCIRTIKCSNEIKISLEGYKCAGAVRYSTGQGTAPGYICADNFHPAEANLLCRSLGCGESKEIPKPGWFGGEEFESSKKMRIKCYDTESLTNLWQCADRETRSCQNPASVICTDYVRVQLKGSGSNVCSGRLEKEENDKWTPVKENNTSSDVCQQMHCGTSGIIKYSNNEVNVKCSDNVSVVLLDDNKREGKCYGTVHVEVNNRRYPVCASTWTRKEAQVVCREKNCGSVLSHESKRGVGEVIMDNVKCFGSESSLWHCLGSHKNKPFRCINKAYVVCSGSMDVRLADSPGRCAGRLEIQHKGKWQRVNQKSWQDTNSDLFCNHLQCGNKRRTGIYPEDQYSQGSGDSVTVKCTQNALRISECITNEDDPVGQKKAVRITCEKHSVVFLDGKNSCSGMVGIEQGTKTFWLSGSNETWTPEVADTVCRQMHCGEALNFNSTSNADEKKEFWNETYSCSSNSTSLFECQKTAPPLTHTDIATVTCKGNKKVNLTKECWGNVNICVGGECGGVFSDTWTEKKSQMLCENLKCGNAILKAKNPLPDGKVSFKSVHATKQTSDISQCNFIKNNDNVSREKAAFVVCSGSVDARIKANRDKCCGNVEVFFEGQRLPVCKDALKDKETQNIICGEQNCGQAVEMNDFFGPKPRSPSISLIKCNSGVKSLKDCTISSDVTPCSHAGLQCSRCRKMELKTDEDCIKGKACKGAVMVYSGKDRSAVSVDSLSETEMNRLCQDLKCGNFSNKKPFKAMTESFWNTSFSCARENNPGNIWACENKTAPSQKNQLYIECQDEPVIKLSGKCGGEVTMNNINVCDTHWHDDYSDLVCQEMGCVKAVGHFSEKVPRSDEEYHHVKCEKYHSKLGQCRRFKAKCEGGLVSVYCVHKVEFRTTEKCGAQIQVKYRNEWENVCLVEPLNKQYEEKLCERLQCATHNATIPTSANKLETTLNCKTVPNDVEVCVRHSTCTGLKRATIYCEGYVEPGRTEPTRSTVPIILGVGILLVLVIVAIVFIRIYIVRKNKRAMNATSRMSKMEEVEFESGDYEDVNSKANEMEDLSRLRPEAEIITEGDAQSLPSLPYDDVDVNEALLEARPLTSQASFAVVSGDNLTFEDQVAYEVDDPQENYDDIEHSPKIAQTKAAVHDGPQTTPARAGLLKRDEDYLVPGQDG, from the exons ATGtggttcctcctcctcctcgtcctcttcaaCGCTCACATTGAGCCGCTGAAAG TTATTGCACAAAAGGTGATTCTGAAGAGGGGAAATGAGGCGTGTGCAGGCCACGTTAAAATCTACCACAATGAACAATGGGGTTACGTCGGACACACAAACTGGAACGAGTCCACTGAGGCGGTGGTGTGCAGGAGCACCCACTGTGGGGTTCCCGTGATAGGTTCCTCACACATGGAGCTTCGGCCCATGGACAGCAAAGTGTGGCTAGATGAGGTGCAATGCAATGGAAAAGAGAATGACCTGTTGAGTTGTAAATATCCTGGCTTGGACCTCAACAATTTCAGAGACGACTGTATAAGAACCATCAAATGCTCAA aTGAAATCAAAATAAGCCTGGAGGGGTATAAGTGTGCAGGAGCTGTGAGGTACTCCACAGGGCAGGGAACTGCTCCAGGTTACATCTGTGCTGACAACTTTC ATCCAGCAGAAGCCAACCTTTTGTGTAGAAGTCTTGGCTGCGGAGAATCCAAAGAGATCCCCAAACCTGGGTGGTTTGGCGGGGAAGAATTCGAAAGCTCGAAGAAGATGAGAATCAAGTGTTACGACACGGAAAGTTTAACTAATCTGTGGCAGTGTGCAGACCGGGAAACACGTTCCTGCCAAAACCCTGCTTCTGTTATATGTACAG ATTATGTGAGAGTTCAACTCAAAGGAAGTGGATCGAATGTGTGCTCCGGGCGGctggaaaaagaggaaaatgacaAGTGGACTCctgttaaagaaaacaacaccagTTCTGATGTTTGCCAGCAGATGCACTGTGGGACATCTGGTATcataaaatacagtaacaaTGAAGTAAATGTGAAATGCTCAG ACAATGTATCAGTCGTTCTGCTGGACGACaacaaaagagagggaaagtgcTACGGCACAGTTCATGTTGAAGTCAACAATAGGAGATATCCTGTGTGCGCCTCCACCTGGACCAGAAAAGAAGCTCAAGTGGTTTGCAGGGAGAAAAACTGTGGGAGT GTTTTGAGTCATGAAAGCAAGAGAGGAGTTGGAGAGGTGATTATGGACAATGTGAAATGCTTCGGCAGTGAGTCCTCACTGTGGCACTGTTTGGGCTCccataaaaataaacctttcagaTGTATTAACAAAGCCTACGTAGTTTGTTCAG GTAGCATGGACGTGAGACTGGCTGACAGTCCTGGAAGATGTGCAGGGAGATTGGAGATTCAACATAAAGGCAAATGGCAAAGGGTCAATCAAAAATCATGGCAGGACACCAACTCAGACCTCTTCTGCAATCATCTGCAGTGTGGAAATAAACGACGTACCGGCATTTATCCTGAGGACCAATACAGCCAGGGTTCAGGTGATTCCGTGACTGTAAAATGTACTCAAAATGCCTTACGGATATCTGAGTGCATCACCAATGAGGACGACCCTGTCGGGCAGAAGAAAGCAGTCAGGATAACCTGTGAAA AGCACAGCGTGGTATTTCTGGATGGAAAAAATTCCTGCTCTGGCATGGTTGGAATAGAGCAGGGCACCAAAACGTTCTGGCTCTCAGGGTCTAACGAGACATGGACCCCAGAAGTGGCAGACACAGTGTGTCGGCAGATGCACTGCGGTGAGGCGTTGAACTTTAACTCCACATCGAACGCTGATGAGAAGAAAGAGTTTTGGAATGAAACTTACAGCTGTTCGTCCAACTCTACATCTTTGTTTGAATGTCAAAAAACGGCACCTCCATTGACTCACACAGATATTGCCACTGTGACATGCAAAG gaaacaagaaAGTGAACCTGACAAAGGAGTGTTGGGGAAATGTCAACATTTGTGTGGGAGGAGAGTGTGGCGGTGTGTTTAGCGACACCTGGACTGAAAAGAAGTCTCAAATGCTGTGTGAAAATCTGAAGTGTGGGAATGCGATCCTGAAAGCCAAAAACCCTCTTCCAGACGGCAAAGTCTCCTTCAAAAGCGTGCACGCCACGAAGCAGACCTCAGACATCAGCCAGTGCAACTTCATCAAAAATAACGACAATGTCTCCAGAGAAAAGGCAGCTTTCGTTGTTTGCTCAG GAAGTGTTGATGCCAGAATAAAAGCCAACAGAGACAAATGTTGTGGGAATGTGGAAGTTTTCTTTGAGGGTCAACGGCTCCCAGTGTGCAAGGACGCTCTCAAagataaagaaacacagaacatcATCTGTGGGGAGCAGAATTGCGGTCAAGCTGTCGAAATGAATGACTTCTTTGGACCTAAACCTAGGTCACCCAGTATTTCACTCATAAAGTGTAATAGTGGTGTGAAGTCATTAAAAGATTGTACCATCTCTTCTGACGTGACCCCCTGCAGTCATGCTGGTCTCCAGTGCTCAC GCTGCAGGAAGATGGAGCTGAAAACAGACGAGGACTGCATTAAAGGCAAGGCCTGCAAAGGAGCTGTAATGGTTTACTCGGGAAAAGATAGAAGTGCTGTCTCTGTGGATAGCTTGTCAGAAACTGAGATGAACAGGCTTTGCCAAGATCTGAAATGTGGCAATTTCAGCAACAAAAAGCCATTCAAAGCTATGACGGAGTCTTTCTGGAACACAAGCTTCAGTTGTGCGCGGGAAAACAACCCAGGAAACATCTGGGcatgtgaaaacaaaactgcaCCCTCGCAGAAGAATCAGCTCTATATCGAATGTCAAG ACGAGCCAGTTATCAAGCTTTCAGGCAAGTGTGGCGGTGAAGTGACGATGAACAACATTAATGTGTGCGACACTCACTGGCACGACGATTATTCAGACTTGGTATGCCAAGAAATGGGATGTGTCAAAGCTGTCGGTCACTTCAGCGAGAAAGTTCCACGGTCAGACGAGGAGTACCACCACGTCAAGTGTGAGAAGTACCACTCCAAACTGGGTCAGTGCAGAAGATTCAAGGCAAAGTGTGAGGGGGGATTGGTGTCCGTTTACTGTGTTC ACAAAGTTGAGTTCAGGACCACAGAAAAATGTGGAGCCCAGATTCAGGTCAAATACCGCAATGAGTGGGAAAATGTGTGTCTCGTGGAGCCATTAAACAAGCAATATGAGGAGAAGCTGTGTGAAAGGCTGCAGTGTGCCACACACAATGCAACCATACCTACATCTGCCAACAAACTG GAAACCACATTGAATTGCAAAACCGTTCCGAATGACGTTGAGGTCTGTGTCCGCCACTCGACTTGTACAGGACTCAAACGAGCTACGATCTACTGTGAAG GGTATGTGGAGCCTGGCCGCACTGAACCAACAAGATCCACAGTGCCAATCATCCTGGGAGTAGGAATTCTTCTGGTTCTGGTGATAGTGGCTATTGTATTTATACGAATCTACATAGTTCGTAAAAACAAGAGGGCCATGAATGCCACat CGAGAATGTCGAAAATGGAAGAAGTGGAGTTTGAAAGTGGAGACTATGAGGATGTAAACAGCAAAGCGAATGAAATGGAAGACTTAAGCC GATTGAGACCTGAGGCTGAGATCATCACAGAGGGTGATGCTCAGAGCCTTCCCTCTTTGCCTTATGATGACGTTGATGTTAATGAAGCTCTTTTGGAGGctcgacctttgacctctcaggCTTCATTTGCTGTTGTGTCAGGGGACAACCTGACCTTTGAAG ATCAGGTGGCCTACGAGGTGGACGACCCACAGGAGAATTACGATGACATTGAACACAGCCCAAAAATCGCTCAGACGAAAGCTGCAGTCCACGATGGCCCCCAAACCACACCTGCACGTGCAGGATTGCTGAAGAGGGATGAAGACTATCTAGTGCCGGGCCAAGATGGGTGA